Proteins from a genomic interval of Mus musculus strain PWK/PhJ chromosome 11 genomic patch of type NOVEL, GRCm38.p6 PATCHES PWK/PHJ_MMCHR11_CTG1:
- the Gm12185 gene encoding interferon inducible GTPase (The RefSeq protein has 30 substitutions compared to this genomic sequence): MGQTSSSTSPPKEDPPLTFQVKTKVLSQELIASIESSLEDGNLQETVSAISSALGDIEKVPLNIAVMGETGAGKSSLINALQGVGDDEEGAAASTGVVHTTTERTPYTYTKFPSVTLWDLPSIGSTAFQPHDYLKKIEFEEYDFFIIVSAIRIKQSDIELAKAIVQMNRGLYFVRTKTDSDLENEKLCNPMRFNRENILKSIRICLSSNLKERFQQEPPVFLVSNFDVSDFDFPKLESTLLSQLPAYKHQIFMSTLQVVINAIVDRKRDMLKQKIWKESIMPRAWATIPSRGLTQKDMEMLQQTLNDYRSSFGLNEASLENIAEDLNVTLEELKANIKSPHLFSDEPDTSLTEKLLKYIGNPYFSKVFHLQNYFIDTVASDAKIILSKEELFTEQHPPLNTATCQTSTGRTSQITAQLLEFNFKNFFKNFKKESKILSEETITLIESHLENKNLKEALTVISHALRNIDKAPLNIAVTGETGTGKSSFINALRGISSEEKDAAPTGVIETTMKRTPYPHPKLPNVTIWDLPGIGSTNFPPQNYLTEMKFGEYDFFIIISATRFKEIDAHLAKAIAKMNIKFYFVRTKIDQDISNEQRSKPKSFNRDSVLKKIKDECLGLLQKVLSSQPPIFLVSNFDVSDFDFPKLETTLLKELPAHKRHLFMMSLHSVTETTIARKRDFLRQKIWLEALKAGLWATIPLGGLVRDKMQKLEETLTLYRSYFGLDEASLENIAKDFNVSVNEIKAHLRSLQLLTKNNDMSFKEKLLKYIEYISCVTGGPLASGLYFSKTYYWQSLFIDTVASDAKSLLNKEEFLSEKPGSCLSDLPEYWETGMEL, from the exons ATGGGTCAGACTTCCTCTTCTACATCCCCTCCAAAGGAGGATCCTCCTTTGAAATTTCAGGTGAAAACCAAAGTCCTGTCTCAGGAATTAATCGCCTCCATTGAATCATCCCTAGAGAATGGAAACCTTCAGGAAACAGTTTCTGCAATCAGCAGTGCTCTGGGTGACATAGAGAAAGCCCCACTGAACATTGCAGTGATGGGGGAGACTGGGACTGGAAAGTCCAGTCTCATCAATGCTCTACAGGGAGTGGGGGATGATGAAGAAGGTGCAGCTGCTTCCACAGGGATTATACATACAACCACTGAGAGAACACCATACACTTACACAAAGTTTCCCAGTGTGACACTGTGGGACCTGCCTGGCATTGGATCTACTGCCTTCCAACCACATGATTATCTGAAGAAAATCGAGTTTGAGGAGTATGACTTCTTCATTATTGTCTCTGCTATACGCATTCGACAGAGTGATATAGAACTTGCCAAAGCTATTGTGCAAATGAATAGAGGTTTGTACTTTGTTAAAACAAAGACAGATTCTGATCTAGAGAATGAAAAACGGGTTAACCCTATGAGATTCAATAGAGAGAACACATTGAAGCGTCTTCGAATTTGCATTTCAAGTAATCTCAAAGAATGGATCCAACAGGAGCCTCCAGTCTTCTTAGTCTCTAACTTTGATGTGTCTGACTTTGACTTCCCAAAGCTGGAATCCACCCTTCTCAGCCAGCTCCCAGCCTACAAACACCAAATATTCATGAGTACTTTGCAAGTTGTTATAAATGCCATAGTAGACCGGAAGAGGGATATGCTGAAACAAAAGATCTGGAAGGAATCCATAATGCCAAGAGCATGGGCTACCATACCATCCCGGGAactgacccaaaaggacatggagATGTTGCAACAGACTTTGAATGACTATAGATCTTCCTTTGGCCTGGATGAGGCATCACTGGAAAACATCGCTGAGGATTTGAACGTGACACTGGAGGAGCTCAAGGCAAACATTAAGTCTCCACATTTGTTCTCAGATGAGCCAGATACATCCTTAACAGAGAAACTATTGAAGTACATTGGAAATCCTTACTTTTCAAAGGTTTTCCACTTGCAAAATTATTTCATAGACACGGTTGCGAGTGATGTTAAAATTATCCTCAGTAAAGAAGAGCTTTTCACAGAGCAG CATCCTCCACTGAACACAGCTACATGCCAGACTTCCACTGGCAGGACTTCTCAGATAACGGCTCAACTTTTGGGATtcaactttaaaaatttttttaaaagtttcaagAAGGAAAGCAAAATCCTCTCTGAAGAAACCATCACTTTGATTGAATCCCATCTGGAGAATAAGAACCTCCAAGGGGCACTGACTGTGATTAGTCATGCTCTGCGAAATATTGACAAAGCCCCACTGAACATTGCTGTgactggagaaacaggaacagggAAATCCAGCTTTATCAATGCCTTGAGAGGAATAAGTAGTGAAGAAAAAGATGCAGCCCCCACTGGGGTAATAGAGACAACCATGAAGAGAACTCCATACCCACACCCAAAGCTTCCCAATGTGACAATATGGGACCTGCCTGGCATTGGGTCAACCAACTTCCCACCACAAAACTATCTGACAGAAATGAAGTTTGGTGAGTATGACTTCTTCATTATCATCTCAGCTACACGCTTCAAAGAAATTGATGCACATCTGGCCAAAGCCATTGCAAAGATGAACACAAAGTTCTACTTTGTCCGAACCAAGATAGATCAAGATGTCAGTAATGAACAGAGGAGTAAACCTAGGTCTTTCAATAGAGACAGtgtcttaaagaaaataaaagatgaatGCTTGGATCTTCTCCAGAAGGTTCTCTCCAGTCAGCCTCCAATCTTCCTAGTCTCTAACTTTGATGTGTCTGACTTTGACTTCCCAAAGCTGGAGACCACCCTACTGAAGGAACTCCCAGCCCACAAGCGCCACCTCTTCATGATGTCCTTGCACAGTGTTACTGAGACTACCATTGCCCGGAAGAGGGATTTCCTCAGACAGAAGATCTGGCTGGAGGCCCTGAAGGCTGGAGTATGGGCCACCATTCCACTTGGGGGCTTAGTCAGAGATAAAATGCAGAAGTTGGAAGAGACCTTGACTCTCTACAGGTCTTACTTTGGGCTGGATGAAGCCTCACTAGAAAATATTGCCAAGGATTTCAATGTGTCTGTGAATGAAATTAAGGCACACCTTAGGTCTCTCCAGTTGTTAACAAAGAACAATGACATGTCCTTCAAAGAAAAACTGTtgaaatatattgaatatatttccTGTGTTACTGGGGGACCACTTGCCTCAGGCCTTTACTTTAGAAAGACTTACTACTGGCAAAGTCTCTTCATTGATACTGTGGCAAGTGATGCCAAGTCTCTCCTTAATAAGGAAGAGTTTTTGTCAGAGAAGCCAGGATCGTGCCTGTCTGACCTCCCTGAATACTGGGAAACAGGAATGGAGCTGTGA